One stretch of Segatella copri DNA includes these proteins:
- a CDS encoding capsule assembly Wzi family protein, which produces MNKIKVGVCFALCSLAAPSMAQYMWQEGDGTEKIDLRENIQYGVEMQGSFSKGKTPLWLNANKHGLSSLEKNNGYLRGSLVRPLSADSARRWAVGYGVDVAVPVNYTSHVVVQQVYVEARWLYGVLTAGAKEYPMELKNLSLSSGSQCLGINARPIPQVRLALPEYWTLPFGRGWLQLKGHLAYGMTTDDGWQHDFTKRQTKYCDHMLYHSKAGFLRIGNENAFCPLSIEMGLEMVAQFGGNAYHLINGNMVQIPTEKNLKGFWHALSATGSDAGEGAYANVAGNQLGSWLMRINYDTDSWKAAIYADHYFEDHSQMFLLDYNGYGEGADWNKKVKRRFFMYSLKDIMLGFELNLKYSRWLKNVVLEYLYTKYQSGPYNHDRTSGIADHIAGTDDYYNHGIYPGWQHWGQVIGNPLYRSPIYNNDGCIDIRNNRFIAYHLGFDGQPTQRLGYRILGTYQKGWGTYSNPFTKKHHNASFLVEGHYDFPHQWQLKAGYAMDFGSEKMLGHNAGMQITISKRGLLTKRNNNR; this is translated from the coding sequence ATGAATAAGATAAAGGTAGGTGTATGTTTTGCCCTTTGCAGTCTGGCAGCCCCATCTATGGCACAGTATATGTGGCAAGAGGGGGATGGCACGGAGAAGATAGATCTTCGGGAAAATATACAATATGGTGTTGAGATGCAAGGGTCGTTTTCGAAAGGTAAAACCCCATTGTGGCTTAACGCAAACAAACATGGATTAAGTTCTTTAGAGAAGAATAACGGCTATCTCAGAGGTAGTCTGGTTCGTCCGCTTTCTGCAGATTCTGCTCGCCGCTGGGCTGTAGGATATGGAGTAGATGTGGCAGTTCCGGTAAACTATACCAGCCATGTAGTGGTGCAGCAGGTTTATGTGGAGGCCCGCTGGCTTTATGGTGTGCTGACTGCAGGTGCCAAGGAATATCCGATGGAGCTAAAAAACCTGTCGCTCTCCAGTGGTAGCCAGTGTCTGGGTATCAATGCCCGTCCGATACCTCAGGTTCGTCTGGCGCTTCCTGAATATTGGACGCTTCCGTTTGGTAGAGGCTGGCTGCAACTGAAAGGTCATCTGGCTTATGGTATGACTACGGATGATGGCTGGCAGCATGATTTTACGAAACGGCAGACTAAATATTGTGACCACATGCTCTATCACAGCAAGGCAGGTTTCCTGCGTATCGGAAACGAGAATGCTTTCTGTCCGCTCAGCATAGAAATGGGCTTGGAAATGGTTGCTCAGTTTGGTGGCAATGCGTATCATTTAATAAATGGCAATATGGTACAGATTCCTACCGAGAAAAATCTGAAAGGCTTCTGGCATGCGCTGTCGGCAACGGGCTCTGATGCAGGTGAAGGGGCTTATGCCAATGTTGCCGGCAACCAGTTGGGCAGTTGGCTGATGCGTATCAATTATGACACTGACAGTTGGAAAGCTGCCATCTATGCCGATCATTATTTTGAAGATCACAGCCAGATGTTTCTCCTCGACTATAATGGATATGGTGAGGGCGCAGACTGGAATAAGAAAGTAAAACGGCGTTTCTTCATGTATTCGCTGAAGGACATCATGCTGGGCTTCGAACTGAATCTGAAGTATTCGCGCTGGCTGAAAAATGTGGTGCTGGAGTATCTCTATACCAAATATCAGAGTGGTCCGTACAATCATGACCGTACATCGGGTATCGCAGACCATATAGCGGGTACTGATGATTATTATAACCACGGCATCTATCCTGGATGGCAGCATTGGGGGCAGGTGATAGGAAATCCACTCTACCGTTCGCCTATTTATAATAACGACGGATGTATTGATATAAGAAACAACCGTTTCATAGCCTATCATCTGGGTTTTGATGGTCAGCCTACACAGCGGTTGGGCTATCGTATATTAGGTACCTATCAGAAAGGTTGGGGTACATATAGCAACCCGTTTACAAAAAAGCATCATAATGCAAGTTTTCTGGTAGAGGGTCATTACGATTTTCCACATCAATGGCAGTTGAAGGCAGGCTATGCGATGGATTTCGGTAGCGAAAAGATGCTGGGGCATAATGCCGGTATGCAGATAACCATCAGCAAAAGAGGTTTGCTGACGAAAAGAAATAATAATCGATAA
- the nqrF gene encoding NADH:ubiquinone reductase (Na(+)-transporting) subunit F: protein MGNTSFILASIGVFLVVILLLVIILLVAKKYLSPSGNVNIEINGDKTINVPQGSSLMTTLNENGIFLPSACGGKASCGQCKVQVLEGGGEILDSEKPHFTRKQIKDHWRLGCQCKVKGDLKIKVPESVMGVKEWECEVISNKNVSSFIKEFKVALPPGEHMDFVPGSYAQIKIPAYDCIDYDKDFDKDLIGEEYIGAWKKFNIFSLKAHNPEPTVRAYSMANYPDEGDIITLTVRIATTPFLPRPQVGFQNVPTGIASSYIFSLKPGDKVMMSGPYGDFHPNFTSGKEMIWIGGGAGMAPLRAQIMHMTKTLHTTDRELHFFYGARALGEAFFLEDFWELEKEFPNFHFHLSLDRKDPVADAQGVKYYEGFAVNCIRDTYLKDHEAPEDCEYYLCGPPMLIKTVTDYLDSLGVDPESIMYDNFG, encoded by the coding sequence CTCGTGGCGAAGAAGTATCTGAGCCCTAGCGGAAATGTAAATATCGAAATCAATGGCGACAAGACCATCAACGTGCCTCAGGGCAGCAGTTTGATGACTACGCTGAATGAGAACGGCATCTTCCTGCCTTCTGCCTGTGGCGGTAAGGCAAGCTGTGGCCAGTGTAAGGTTCAGGTGCTCGAGGGCGGCGGCGAGATTCTCGATTCTGAGAAGCCTCACTTCACCCGCAAGCAGATTAAGGACCACTGGCGTCTGGGATGCCAGTGCAAGGTGAAGGGCGACTTGAAGATTAAGGTGCCTGAGAGTGTGATGGGCGTGAAAGAGTGGGAGTGCGAGGTTATCTCCAACAAGAACGTTTCATCATTTATCAAGGAGTTCAAGGTGGCATTGCCTCCAGGCGAGCACATGGACTTCGTTCCGGGTTCTTACGCTCAAATCAAGATTCCTGCATACGACTGCATCGATTACGACAAGGACTTCGACAAGGATCTCATTGGCGAGGAGTACATCGGAGCATGGAAGAAGTTCAACATATTCTCTCTCAAGGCTCACAATCCAGAGCCTACCGTTCGTGCTTACTCTATGGCGAACTATCCTGACGAGGGTGACATCATCACCCTGACCGTACGTATCGCCACAACTCCATTCTTGCCACGTCCACAGGTAGGATTCCAGAACGTACCAACAGGTATCGCTTCTTCTTACATCTTCTCATTGAAGCCAGGCGACAAGGTAATGATGAGTGGTCCTTACGGAGACTTCCATCCTAACTTCACATCAGGCAAGGAGATGATCTGGATTGGTGGTGGTGCCGGTATGGCTCCATTGCGTGCGCAGATTATGCACATGACCAAGACATTGCATACTACCGACCGTGAGTTGCATTTCTTCTACGGAGCGCGTGCATTGGGTGAGGCATTCTTCCTTGAGGACTTCTGGGAGCTTGAGAAGGAATTCCCTAACTTCCACTTCCATCTTTCATTGGACCGCAAGGACCCAGTGGCAGATGCTCAGGGCGTGAAGTACTACGAGGGATTTGCTGTTAACTGCATCCGTGATACCTACTTGAAGGATCACGAGGCACCAGAGGATTGTGAGTACTATCTCTGCGGACCTCCAATGCTGATCAAGACAGTAACAGATTATCTGGATTCTCTCGGTGTAGATCCTGAGAGCATCATGTACGATAACTTCGGATAA